In a single window of the Desulfuromonas sp. TF genome:
- a CDS encoding patatin-like phospholipase family protein, whose translation MSFYNNGIFHHSSNLLSPWPEMMTPHKTKKIGLALGSGAARGLAHIGVLKVLEEEEIGIDVIAGTSIGAFIGALYAAGVSVAQMEEVALNVDWRRLARLIDPTFPSAGLIDGKKVSLFMSELLPVRTFEELQIPLAVIATDLETGEPLIIKKGQLLKALQAAVAFPGIFPPIRFGDRFLIDGGLCNPVPADVALDLGAEVVIGVCAIPAIRKPRTEAFLPEKKNERQPKRRFLDFFNSRNVENVVKDLWRQNNHEESEVAAMKIKLKAPGIFKVCAQSIAIMENEINALRLERNHLDILIRPDLNDITLLEFHRAAEAIQAGENATRLAIDKIKALARPIESSPFYDNV comes from the coding sequence AAATGATGACTCCGCACAAAACGAAAAAGATAGGTCTCGCACTGGGCAGCGGCGCCGCCAGAGGTCTGGCTCATATCGGGGTGCTGAAGGTTCTGGAGGAAGAAGAGATCGGGATCGACGTTATCGCGGGGACTTCCATCGGGGCCTTTATCGGCGCGCTTTACGCGGCAGGGGTTTCCGTTGCCCAGATGGAGGAGGTGGCGTTGAATGTCGACTGGCGACGCCTAGCCCGGCTGATTGATCCGACATTTCCCTCTGCCGGACTCATCGACGGCAAGAAGGTTTCCCTTTTCATGTCCGAACTGCTTCCCGTGCGCACATTTGAGGAACTGCAGATCCCTCTGGCGGTGATCGCCACAGACCTCGAAACCGGGGAACCCCTCATTATCAAAAAGGGACAACTGCTGAAGGCATTGCAGGCCGCGGTCGCATTTCCGGGCATTTTCCCTCCCATCCGATTCGGGGACCGTTTTCTCATTGACGGCGGTCTCTGCAATCCCGTCCCGGCAGATGTGGCCCTTGACCTGGGAGCCGAGGTGGTTATCGGAGTCTGCGCCATTCCTGCGATAAGAAAACCTCGAACCGAGGCTTTTCTTCCCGAAAAAAAGAACGAAAGACAGCCTAAAAGACGTTTTCTCGATTTTTTCAATTCACGGAATGTGGAGAACGTTGTAAAGGACCTCTGGCGTCAGAACAACCATGAGGAATCGGAAGTCGCAGCGATGAAGATAAAACTCAAGGCTCCCGGCATTTTCAAAGTCTGCGCCCAGAGCATCGCCATAATGGAAAATGAAATCAATGCCCTGCGACTGGAGCGCAACCATCTTGACATTTTGATCCGGCCCGACTTGAATGATATCACTCTGCTGGAGTTCCATCGTGCCGCCGAAGCCATACAGGCTGGAGAAAATGCAACGCGCCTGGCCATCGACAAGATAAAGGCCCTGGCCCGACCGATTGAAAGCTCTCCCTTTTATGATAATGTTTAA
- a CDS encoding phasin family protein, which translates to MLEMLEKTILAGMGAISLSQKKAEEFIQELKQRFNVSEEEGKALLEKLQDAARENQKKLEELAREEVRKTCERMGVVTADEFERLQKRVQKLEKQLKESGQ; encoded by the coding sequence ATGCTGGAGATGCTTGAGAAAACCATTCTCGCCGGGATGGGCGCCATTTCCCTCAGCCAGAAGAAAGCCGAAGAATTCATTCAGGAACTCAAACAGCGATTCAATGTCAGCGAGGAAGAGGGTAAGGCGCTGCTCGAAAAACTCCAGGACGCGGCCCGGGAAAATCAAAAAAAATTGGAAGAACTGGCCAGGGAAGAGGTTCGCAAGACCTGTGAACGGATGGGTGTCGTCACCGCCGACGAATTCGAACGGCTGCAGAAAAGGGTGCAAAAGCTGGAAAAGCAGCTCAAGGAGTCGGGGCAATAA